A stretch of the Nosocomiicoccus ampullae genome encodes the following:
- the gcvPB gene encoding aminomethyl-transferring glycine dehydrogenase subunit GcvPB, whose product MAKKGSSPLIFERSIEDRYAYSLPKLDIEKQDLSNLLDDKFIRKEKAELPEISELDLIRHYTELSNKNWGIDTGFYPLGSCTMKYNPKINEQVARLTGFATSHPLQNEKAIQGSLEITYRLQESLKEITGMDEISLQSAAGAQGEWTALIMIKAFHEANGDHQRTEVIVPDSAHGTNPASATVAGFKAVTVKSNEDGTVDIEDLKRVVSDKTAAIMLTNPNTLGLFEKDILEIRDIVHGAGGKLYYDGANLNAIMAKVRPGDMGFDAVHLNLHKTFTGPHGGGGPGSGPIGVKADLAEFLPKPHVKKEGDTFKLDNDIPNSVGRVKPYFGNFAIYLRAYTYIKTMGPEGLKKVSEDAVLNANYIMRRLEGAYHLPFNQHCKHEFVLSGVNQKKEGARTLDVAKRLLDYGYHPPTIYFPLNVEEGLMIEPTETESKETLDGFVDALLNIDKEIKEDLDLVLEAPHNTVIGRLDETQAARHPVLRFEREDIVDEKK is encoded by the coding sequence ATGGCTAAAAAAGGATCAAGTCCATTAATTTTCGAAAGAAGTATCGAGGATCGTTATGCATACTCGTTACCAAAACTTGATATCGAGAAACAAGATCTTTCTAATTTATTAGATGATAAATTTATCCGTAAAGAAAAAGCAGAATTACCAGAAATCAGTGAATTAGATTTAATTCGTCACTACACTGAACTATCAAATAAAAACTGGGGTATCGATACAGGATTCTATCCATTAGGTTCTTGTACAATGAAGTACAACCCTAAAATTAACGAGCAAGTTGCTCGCTTAACAGGGTTTGCAACTTCACACCCATTACAAAATGAAAAAGCAATTCAAGGATCACTTGAAATTACGTACCGTTTACAAGAGTCATTAAAAGAAATTACTGGTATGGATGAAATTTCATTACAATCTGCTGCTGGTGCTCAAGGTGAATGGACAGCATTAATTATGATTAAAGCATTCCACGAAGCAAACGGAGATCACCAAAGAACAGAAGTAATCGTACCTGACTCAGCACACGGTACAAACCCAGCATCTGCTACAGTAGCTGGATTCAAAGCAGTAACAGTTAAGTCTAACGAAGACGGAACTGTTGATATTGAAGACTTAAAACGTGTTGTAAGTGATAAAACTGCAGCAATCATGTTAACTAACCCGAACACTTTAGGATTATTTGAAAAAGATATCTTAGAAATTAGAGATATTGTCCACGGTGCTGGAGGTAAATTATATTATGATGGAGCGAACTTAAACGCAATTATGGCTAAAGTTCGTCCTGGAGATATGGGCTTTGATGCTGTTCACTTAAACTTACACAAAACATTCACTGGTCCACACGGTGGTGGAGGTCCAGGTTCAGGTCCTATTGGAGTTAAAGCTGATTTAGCAGAGTTCTTACCAAAACCACATGTTAAAAAAGAAGGAGACACATTTAAATTAGACAACGACATTCCTAACAGTGTCGGACGTGTTAAACCTTACTTTGGTAACTTTGCTATCTATCTACGTGCTTACACGTACATTAAAACTATGGGACCAGAAGGTCTGAAGAAAGTATCTGAAGATGCAGTATTAAACGCAAACTATATTATGAGACGTCTTGAAGGTGCATATCATCTTCCATTCAATCAACACTGTAAACACGAATTCGTGCTTAGCGGTGTAAACCAGAAAAAAGAAGGTGCACGTACGTTAGATGTTGCAAAACGTCTATTAGACTACGGCTACCATCCACCAACAATTTACTTCCCGCTTAACGTGGAAGAAGGTCTTATGATTGAGCCGACAGAAACTGAATCTAAAGAAACTTTAGATGGCTTTGTTGATGCACTATTAAACATCGATAAAGAAATCAAAGAAGATTTAGACTTAGTTCTAGAAGCGCCTCATAATACTGTAATTGGACGTCTTGATGAAACTCAAGCAGCACGTCATCCAGTTTTACGTTTTGAAAGAGAAGACATCGTTGACGAGAAGAAATAA
- a CDS encoding rhodanese-like domain-containing protein, with the protein MSTTTIILLIILAILIILFIVNAVISVRGVNIVDENEFSENLRKVQLVDLREKEAYKHGHILGARNIPLSTFNSRAKSLRTDQPVHLYDQNGRTALRAARILKKLGHKDIYVLKSGISKWTGKINKK; encoded by the coding sequence GTGAGTACTACTACAATTATCTTATTAATTATTTTAGCAATATTAATAATTTTATTTATTGTTAACGCTGTGATTAGTGTACGAGGAGTAAATATTGTTGATGAGAATGAATTTAGCGAAAATCTAAGAAAAGTTCAACTTGTCGATTTACGAGAAAAAGAAGCCTATAAGCACGGTCATATTTTAGGTGCTCGTAATATCCCATTAAGTACTTTTAACAGCAGAGCAAAATCATTGCGTACGGATCAACCTGTACACTTATATGATCAAAATGGGCGTACTGCATTAAGAGCAGCGAGGATTTTAAAAAAACTTGGTCATAAGGATATTTACGTATTAAAAAGCGGTATTTCTAAATGGACAGGTAAAATTAACAAGAAATAA
- a CDS encoding lipoate--protein ligase family protein, translating into MTTEWLYINSGKNDAYYNMALDELLMRKIERNEIPPVLRLYEWEIPTLSIGYFQRIHREIDVEKVKDYGYQLVRRKTGGRGVLHEQELTYSLVLPESYENMPQTVAQSYKVLSTGLLEGFKNLGLDAYFSIPERKKSEIRSSVCFDTASWYELVVEGRKIAGSAQTRNNGVIMQHGSILLDVDIDHLFDMFKFTNERFKEKMKSGFKSKAVAINDLTDKQFTVDDLYVAFKKGFENGLDMHTTEYRLTEKDKEELEVLIETYKSDEWNYKR; encoded by the coding sequence TTGACAACAGAATGGCTTTACATTAATAGTGGTAAAAATGATGCGTATTATAATATGGCATTAGATGAACTACTTATGAGAAAAATCGAGAGAAATGAAATCCCGCCTGTTTTAAGATTATATGAATGGGAAATACCAACACTGTCAATCGGATATTTTCAAAGAATACATAGAGAAATAGATGTTGAGAAAGTCAAAGATTACGGTTATCAGCTCGTGAGAAGAAAAACTGGTGGTAGAGGTGTCTTACATGAACAAGAGCTTACATACAGTTTAGTATTACCGGAAAGCTATGAAAACATGCCACAAACAGTAGCTCAAAGTTACAAAGTATTATCTACAGGTCTTCTAGAAGGATTTAAAAACTTGGGATTAGATGCTTATTTTAGTATTCCAGAAAGAAAAAAATCTGAAATTAGATCGAGTGTTTGTTTCGATACAGCAAGTTGGTATGAATTAGTTGTAGAGGGTAGAAAAATTGCTGGGAGTGCTCAGACGAGAAATAATGGTGTAATTATGCAACATGGTTCTATTCTATTAGATGTTGATATCGACCATCTATTTGACATGTTTAAATTTACAAATGAGCGTTTTAAAGAGAAAATGAAAAGTGGATTTAAATCAAAGGCTGTTGCTATTAATGACTTAACAGATAAACAGTTCACAGTGGATGATTTATATGTCGCATTTAAAAAAGGATTCGAAAATGGATTAGATATGCATACGACAGAGTATAGACTTACAGAAAAAGATAAAGAAGAGTTAGAAGTCCTTATAGAAACTTATAAGTCAGATGAATGGAATTATAAAAGATAA